From Danaus plexippus chromosome 11, MEX_DaPlex, whole genome shotgun sequence, the proteins below share one genomic window:
- the LOC116765823 gene encoding broad-complex core protein isoforms 1/2/3/4/5-like has protein sequence MADQFCLRWNNFQTNIVSALDSLKCSEDLVDVTLTCEGRNIKAHKVILSACSPYFRNVFKENPCQHPVIILKDVSADDIVSLLSYMYQGEVFIEESKLTSFLHTAALLQVKGLTGVTQQNENVFTSNAANKLYTQLTISSKPYFSVAHKEKMPALKKRRCSTSDKPNEVPLTEGHKKSKVLEPSDIYNRNNGPQSKSDNTIFVPETQTEKKNDLKTENVTANGKNGNQASPIEDIPVTVKTEWVEDSNSSPKAQSVNSDTDNNTPDYENSMLARSLISGINPSKSDNTTNSNIKKCNEMQSTRIREASTDSTHYNTTAAKSPIKNIQEDTVKVEKSSPKLEIEYEPEILLSEQQDGADSDSYTQEQSQALLLLAGMSALPVQSASTSQTVHQSNHAAICGDCPHCGMKYSNQSALKYHVRLMHSDLTNRLCCYLCPRSFTMRETFKEHMWSSHGQRN, from the exons ATGGCAGACCAGTTTTGTTTACGTTGGAACAACTTTCAAACGAACATAGTGAGTGCACTGGATTCTTTAAAATGTTCGGAAGATTTGGTTGATGTGACGCTTACTTGCGAAGGCAGAAACATCAAGGCCCACAAAGTTATACTGTCAGCATGCAGCCCGTACTTTAGGAATGTGTTCAAG GAAAATCCATGTCAACATCctgttataattttgaaagatGTGTCGGCTGATGATATTGTCAGTCTATTATCTTACATGTATCAAGGTGAAGTCTTCATTGAAGAAAGTAAGCTAACATCTTTTCTGCATACTGCAGCACTATTGCAAGTTAAAGGATTAACTGGTGTTACGCAGCAG AACGAGAATGTATTTACATCAAATGCTGCCAACAAACTGTACACACAATTAACCATATCATCGAAACCATACTTCAGTGTAGCTCATAAGGAAAAAATGCCTGCACTGAAGAAAAGGAGGTGCAGCACTTCCGACAAACCTAATGAGGTACCATTAACTGAAGGACATAAGAAAAGTAAGGTGCTTGAACCAAGTgatatttataacagaaacAATGGCCCACAGTCTAAGTCtgacaatacaatatttgtacCAGAAACTCAAACCGAAAAGAAAAACGATCTGAAAACAGAAAATGTAACAGCTAATGGGAAGAATGGAAAtcag gcAAGCCCGATTGAGGACATTCCAGTCACAGTTAAAACTGAATGGGTCGAAGACAGTAATTCGTCTCCTAAGGCTCAATCGGTTAATTCTGACACTGATAATAACACTCCGGACTACGAGAACAGTATGCTTGCTAGATCATTAATCTCAG GTATAAATCCATCAAAAAGTGACAACACAACAAATTCAAACATCAAAAAGTGCAATGAAATGCAAAGTACTCGAATAAGGGAAGCTAGTACAGATTCAACGCATTACAATACGACAGCAGCAAAGAGTCCTATAAAGAACATACAAGAGGACACAGTCAAAGTTGAAAAATCATCACCTAAGTTGGAAATAGAATATGAACCGGAGATATTGTTATCAGAACAGCAAGACGGTGCAGATTCTGATTCATACACTCAAGAACAGTCACAAGCCTTATTACTTCTAGCCGGAATGTCAGCGTTACCAGTACAAAGTGCATCGACATCTCAAACGGTACATCAATCGAACCATGCAGCCATTTGTGGTGATTGTCCCCACTGTGGTATGAAGTACTCAAATCAATCGGCTCTGAAGTACCACGTGAGATTAATGCATTCAGATCTAACTAACAGACTGTGTTGCTATCTATGTCCGAGGTCATTCACAATGAGGGAAACCTTCAAGGAGCACATGTGGTCGAGCCACGGTCAGAGGAATTGA
- the LOC116765613 gene encoding uncharacterized protein LOC116765613 — translation MDAKSSISSHNWHIPRPSLSSNGGSISDSRSRGGSASSQGSSSNHSTHSVSSGSMLLSAAHLERMSCRNPVQENYGCYQNRTINSVKKPTTANAVMSIPEETAVQAHDNFWNDVKRGSDVGQDATSVASSTHFTVVNGFTKHRPAKEPKTCCCDHSHQITVLVISMTILFSACILAAICFVEMRMRRETGMYKYS, via the exons ATTTCATCACACAACTGGCATATACCTCGGCCATCACTATCGAGTAATGGTGGAAGCATTAGCGATTCGCGTTCCCGAGGCGGCTCCGCCTCCAGCCAAGGCTCATCAAGTAATCACAGCACTCAC AGCGTGTCTTCGGGATCGATGTTGTTAAGTGCAGCGCACTTAGAGCGCATGAGCTGTAGAAATCCAGTTCAAGAGAATTACGGATGCTACCAAAATAGGACTAtaaattctgttaaaaaaCCTACAACTGCTAATGCGGTTATGTCAATTCCCGAGGAGACGGCCGTTCAGGCACATGATAATTTTTGGAATGACGTCAAACGTGGCTCTGATGTAGGACAAGACGCAACGTCTGTTGCAAGCTCAACTCATTTCACAGTAGTAAATGGGTTCACGAAGCACCGTCCAGCCAAGGAGCCAAAGACCTGCTGTTGTGATCATTCACATCAGATAACCGTGCTCGTTATCTCGATGACCATACTGTTCTCGGCCTGCATTCTCGCCGCTATATGCTTTGTTGAaa TGCGAATGCGCAGGGAGACTGGCATgtataaatactcttag